One genomic region from Caloenas nicobarica isolate bCalNic1 chromosome 22, bCalNic1.hap1, whole genome shotgun sequence encodes:
- the PERM1 gene encoding PGC-1 and ERR-induced regulator in muscle protein 1, translating into MDDFEYSIQLNDRDWAEFFLASEECDLAPAALATAEEQCLSDIEQGDGVPGRDCHTSNGQIAARVGSEPGPGTASSAPRGVPGDAPLRWPAGRHLSFPELLSGSEDEADLGSVARFLCDSDKPGCPSSAPMPSAQGTQPPCPPAAAGSPGQDAACEAAAPQLASEKGAAGGSHAMEPPSHPAATSVPQQGGDAGGEQPHGSPAVAQPPAPGISPAPPASPESSARKSPSVSRSEPRLRGPLRDHPPSPSLEAAPKAPGCPARDEASGERAGAEPSSPAASPEVVRPKVPGQMRKSRKQRGAGATEAAQGDRETPGTGGQGMLVPAKVPLGSPLSSRKSKGKEKAAKVAPMKMGSEEAAESKRPVPGPGVDGGEPAASASPKQKVKEPGAQSPGKAKATKHSKPGQAGGSGIRDNLPVIAASEAAAPSGEACQEMPRKPLHPKSVAAFGGDAAEGAHGEPVSGTPRDLGPPCFTTGDFARTDTLDVTWPEMYDYLFCESQGEEEGMGSSVEEEITPLEREMSLPELYEYFFNEPEGKRKKAKGKDRKKKKFSSLDHAQLQNEDLDLAPAGDTLVISVPEVYEHFFQDGPGNRAGWRGIFSVAPSSEMKKAVEALKTLLQRPMHLVRGQAPTSPALMRRGSAEKLPLVPLAPRGRDQAQPDVLDMALALRGRPEAPLALTHKDMCLVFCAFASWAVKTSDLHAPDAWKTVFLASFGTLSAIRYFRRQVREGRPRP; encoded by the exons aTGGATGATTTTGAGTACAGCATCCAGCTGAACGACCGGGACTGGGCTGAGTTCTTCTTGGCGTCGGAGGAATGCGACCTAGCGCCGGCCGCCCTGGCCACGGCCGAGGAGCAGTGCCTCAGTGACATTGAGCAAGGGGACGGCGTGCCGGGCAGGGACTGTCACACCAGCAACGGGCAGATCGCAGCGAGGGTGGGCAGCGAGCCAGGGCCTGGCACGGCAAGCTCTGCCCCACGTGGGGTGCCCGGAGACGCCCCCCTGCGCTGGCCCGCCGGCCGGCACCTCTCCTTCCCGGAGCTTCTCTCGGGCAGCGAGGACGAAGCGGACCTGGGCTCGGTCGCCAGGTTTCTGTGTGACAGCGACAAGCCCGGCTGCCCTTCATCCGCCCCAATGCCCAGCGCGCAGGGGACGcagcccccctgtccccccgcagccgccggcAGCCCGGGGCAGGACGCGGCGTGTGAAGCAGCAGCACCGCAGTTGGCATCGGAAAAAGGAGCAGCCGGCGGCAGTCATGCCATGGAGCCTCCCAGCCACCCAGCTGCAACAAGCGTCCCTCAACAGGGAGGGGACGCAGGAGGGGAACAGCCCCATGGCAGCCCGGCGGTGGCACAGCCACCGGCGCCGGGCATCTCGCCGGCACCACCTGCGTCCCCGGAGAGCTCAGCGAGGAAAAGTCCCAGCGTTTCCCGCTCGGAGCCCAGGCTACGGGGACCCTTGCGTGACCACCCGCCGAGcccatccctggaggctgcGCCCAAAGCACCCGGCTGCCCGGCGCGGGACGAGGCGAGCGGGGAGAGAGCGGGTGCTGAGCCGAGCTCCCCGGCTGCTTCCCCAGAGGTGGTGAGGCCCAAGGTGCCGGGACAGATGAGAAAGAGCCGCAAGCAACGTGGAGCCGGTGCCACCGAGGCAGCccagggggacagggagacTCCAGGGACTGGGGGACAAGGGATGCTGGTACCTGCAAAGGTGCCTTTAGGCTCGCCACTGTCCTCACGAaagagcaaagggaaggagaaggcgGCCAAGGTGGCTCCTATGAAGATGGGGAGTGAGGAGGCAGCGGAGAGCAAACGGCCGGTGCCCGGCCCTGGTGTGGATGGGGGCGAACCAGCCGCGAGCGCTTCCCCAAAGCAGAAGGTGAAGGAGCCGGGGGCACAGTCCCCAGGGAAAGCGAAGGCCACCAAGCATTCAAAGCCGGGGCAGGCTGGTGGCTCGGGCATACGTGACAATTTGCCAGTGATCGCTGCCAGCGAAGCCGCGGCTCCTTCAGGAGAGGCGTGCCAGGAGATGCCGAGGAAGCCTCTCCATCCCAAGAGCGTGGCAGCTTTTgggggagatgctgctgaggGAGCTCATGGCGAACCTGTATCTGGGACCCCCAGAGATCTGGGACCCCCTTGCTTCACCACCGGGGACTTTGCAAGGACAGACACCTTGGACGTGACTTGGCCGGAGATGTATGACTATTTGTTCTGTGAATCccaaggggaagaagaaggaatggggagctcagTGGAGGAGGAGATAACACCCTTGGAAAGGGAAATGTCGTTGCCTGAACtgtatgaatattttttcaacGAACcggaaggaaaaaggaaaaaggccaAGGGtaaagacaggaagaaaaagaagttcagCAGCTTGGACCATGCTCAGCTGCAAAACGAGGATCTCGACTTGGCTCCAGCCGGAGACACCCTGGTTATCTCTGTCCCTGAGGTGTATGAACACTTCTTTCAGGATGGGCCTGGGAACAGAGCGGGCTGGAGAGGGATTTTCTCAGTCGCACCATCCTCCGAGATGAAAAAAGCCGTGGAGGCTTTGAAGACCCTCCTGCAAAGGCCCATGCATCTCGTCAGAGGCCAAGCCCCAACCTCCCCGGCTCTGATGCGGAGAGGATCTGCAGAGAAGCTGCCGCTCGTCCCGCTGGCTCCGCGGGGAAGAGACCAGGCACAGCCAGACGTTTTGGACATGGCCCTCGCACTGAGAG GGAGACCCGAGGCTCCACTGGCACTGACCCACAAGGACATGTGCCTCGTCTTCTGTGCCTTTGCGTCCTGGGCGGTGAAGACCTCCGACCTGCACGCTCCAGATGCCTGGAAGACGG